In one Desulfoferula mesophila genomic region, the following are encoded:
- a CDS encoding dihydrodipicolinate synthase family protein: MDRMKLAPVRGVLPPVVTPFVNEELDLPAFENNLRALNRTGLSGYVVLGSTGESVYLDEHEKELVLAAAREAAAPGKQLVMGTGQESTRAAIHLTRLAAKHGADFVLVVTPAYFKGQMTPEALMTHFTRVADDSPIPVLLYNVPQFTALNLAPEVVAQLAQHPNIQGIKDSTGDIAQLTEIIRLVPRDFAVLVGSDTVFYPALCVGATGGVLATPNVIPDMLVELFRLFLEGDHRAALGLQRRINPLANLVIREYGIGGLKLAMDMTGFQGGGVRSPLIIPHGARGRLSAELAKLRPDIHPQPEQPTLPMDPGDE; encoded by the coding sequence ATGGACAGGATGAAGTTGGCCCCGGTAAGAGGGGTGCTGCCCCCGGTGGTGACCCCGTTTGTGAACGAAGAGCTGGACCTCCCGGCCTTTGAGAACAACCTGCGGGCCCTGAACCGGACCGGGCTCAGCGGCTACGTGGTGCTGGGCTCCACCGGCGAGAGCGTCTACCTGGACGAGCACGAAAAGGAGCTGGTGTTGGCCGCGGCCCGCGAGGCCGCCGCGCCGGGCAAGCAACTGGTCATGGGCACCGGGCAGGAATCCACCCGGGCGGCCATCCACCTGACCCGTCTGGCGGCCAAGCACGGGGCCGACTTCGTCCTGGTGGTCACCCCGGCCTATTTCAAGGGCCAGATGACCCCCGAGGCCCTGATGACCCACTTCACCCGAGTGGCCGACGATTCGCCCATACCGGTTCTGCTCTACAACGTGCCCCAGTTCACCGCCCTCAATCTGGCGCCCGAGGTGGTGGCCCAACTGGCCCAGCACCCCAACATCCAGGGCATCAAGGACAGCACCGGCGACATCGCCCAGCTGACCGAGATCATCCGCCTGGTGCCCCGGGATTTCGCGGTGCTGGTGGGCAGCGACACCGTTTTCTACCCCGCGCTGTGCGTGGGGGCCACTGGCGGGGTGCTGGCCACCCCCAACGTGATTCCCGACATGTTGGTGGAGTTGTTCAGGCTTTTCCTAGAGGGCGATCACCGCGCGGCCCTGGGCCTGCAACGGCGCATCAACCCCCTAGCCAACCTGGTCATCAGGGAGTACGGTATTGGAGGCCTTAAACTGGCCATGGACATGACGGGTTTCCAAGGCGGGGGGGTGCGCTCGCCCCTGATCATCCCCCACGGGGCGCGGGGCCGCCTCAGCGCCGAGCTGGCCAAACTCAGGCCCGACATACACCCCCAGCCGGAACAACCCACTTTGCCGATGGATCCCGGGGACGAGTAG
- a CDS encoding sigma 54-interacting transcriptional regulator produces the protein MSRKDYSLLREILDSAHNGILLVDETGEVVVFNRAAGRVTEHDPREVLGRNYGEFEPEVWEDMRQVLVTGEPQVGRRTTSRSGTMIFGNRTPVYLDGEIVGVISVFQDATEYERVLSELHAYRQLSEQLDVIIDSSYDGLWISDAEGKVVRVNPASERFAGVNAKEVIGCNVSELVEAGYFDRSVTLEVLKQQAAVSLIQQSKDGRQVLVTGNPVLDENGEISLVVINARDLTAMKRLQEELEQSRALTDQYRSELTHIHRQDELSSRLVMRSKVMRRIFDMAMKVARVDSCVLLQGESGAGKSVLAKLIHRASSRSEGPLVRVDCGGIPSSLIEAELFGYVGGAFTGALSEGKTGYFELADGGTLFLDEVGELPLLMQAKLLRFLEDNEVVPVGATAPRKIDVRVLAASNRDLEKMVRAGAFRKDLYFRLNVVPIHLPPLRERVEDIPHLIAHFLDIFNQKCGKQMKLSSAAVDRLRRYAFPGNVRELANLIEQLVVLSPGDTITPDDLPAEIRQTPFELSPEGEGEAWDLAAAVARTEREVIARALAEYGSQRSAAEALGVNHSTLSRKAKRYGLFGAKTQHVAK, from the coding sequence GTGTCCCGCAAGGACTACAGCCTGCTGCGCGAAATTCTGGATTCCGCCCACAACGGCATCCTCTTGGTGGATGAAACCGGCGAGGTGGTGGTGTTCAACCGCGCCGCCGGCCGGGTGACCGAGCACGACCCCAGGGAGGTGCTGGGCCGCAACTACGGCGAGTTCGAGCCCGAGGTCTGGGAGGACATGCGCCAGGTTCTGGTCACCGGCGAGCCCCAGGTGGGGCGGCGCACCACCTCGCGGAGCGGGACCATGATCTTCGGCAACCGCACTCCTGTTTATCTGGACGGCGAGATCGTGGGGGTGATCAGCGTGTTCCAGGACGCCACCGAGTACGAAAGAGTCCTGAGCGAGCTGCACGCCTACCGCCAACTCAGCGAGCAGTTGGACGTGATAATCGATTCCTCCTACGACGGCCTGTGGATCAGCGACGCCGAGGGCAAGGTGGTCCGGGTGAACCCGGCCTCGGAGCGCTTCGCCGGGGTCAACGCCAAGGAGGTCATCGGCTGCAACGTCTCCGAGTTGGTGGAGGCGGGCTACTTCGACCGCTCGGTTACCCTGGAGGTGCTCAAACAGCAGGCGGCGGTTTCGCTGATCCAGCAGTCCAAGGACGGCCGCCAGGTGCTGGTCACCGGCAACCCGGTGTTGGATGAAAACGGCGAGATCAGCCTGGTGGTCATAAACGCCCGTGACCTCACGGCCATGAAACGCCTGCAAGAGGAGCTGGAGCAGAGCCGGGCCCTCACCGACCAATACCGCTCCGAGCTGACCCATATCCACCGCCAGGACGAGTTGAGCTCCCGCTTGGTCATGCGCTCCAAGGTGATGCGGCGCATCTTCGACATGGCCATGAAGGTGGCCCGGGTGGACTCCTGCGTGCTGCTGCAGGGTGAATCCGGGGCGGGCAAGAGCGTGCTGGCCAAGCTGATACACAGGGCCTCCTCGCGCAGCGAAGGCCCTCTGGTGCGGGTGGACTGCGGGGGCATCCCGTCTTCCCTTATAGAGGCCGAGCTGTTCGGCTACGTGGGCGGCGCCTTCACCGGAGCGCTCTCCGAGGGCAAGACCGGCTATTTCGAGCTGGCCGACGGGGGGACGCTTTTCCTGGACGAAGTGGGCGAGCTGCCCCTGCTCATGCAGGCCAAGCTGCTGCGCTTTTTGGAAGACAACGAGGTGGTGCCGGTGGGGGCCACCGCCCCGCGCAAGATCGACGTGCGGGTGCTGGCCGCCAGCAACCGCGATCTGGAAAAAATGGTGCGCGCGGGCGCCTTCCGCAAGGACCTCTACTTCCGGCTCAACGTGGTGCCCATCCACCTACCGCCCCTGCGCGAGAGGGTCGAGGACATCCCCCACCTCATCGCCCACTTCCTGGACATCTTCAACCAAAAGTGCGGCAAGCAGATGAAGCTGTCTTCGGCGGCGGTGGATCGCCTGCGGCGCTACGCCTTTCCGGGCAACGTGCGCGAGCTGGCCAACCTCATCGAGCAATTGGTGGTGCTCTCCCCGGGCGACACCATCACCCCGGACGACCTGCCCGCCGAGATACGCCAAACCCCCTTCGAGCTATCGCCCGAAGGTGAAGGCGAGGCCTGGGACCTGGCCGCCGCGGTGGCCCGCACCGAGCGCGAGGTGATCGCCAGGGCGCTGGCCGAATACGGCAGCCAGCGTTCAGCGGCCGAGGCCCTGGGGGTAAATCATTCCACTTTGTCGCGTAAGGCCAAGCGATACGGGCTTTTTGGTGCAAAAACGCAACACGTTGCAAAATAG
- a CDS encoding ArgE/DapE family deacylase: MDNKELALTEAVESLQEDMLDFACRLVAQPSVVEHEQGALDVMENEMSAMGLSPVRAAMDAPEVAAHPGFAPTPWSQEGRYSLAATRPADASGGKSAIFNGHLDVVSQEPLDRWERDPYQPVVVDGWLHGRGAGDMKGGVAAMTCAIKAVAKAGLGLAAPVTLEGVIEEECTGNGALACLVAGFDADAALIPEPFGSTILTSQVGVMWFKVSITGVAKHTLDASGGVNAIETCCYLMKALRDLEKRINADKPVDFADVANPAHLNIGVIQGGDWPSTVPAMAEFHCRLGFFPEMSFEQAAQAVRDCLAQAAEADPWLSSNPPRVEFYGFRSEGHRVSRELPALSLVSDCHRELSGREAPSYACTCTTDLRSFIVYGGAQATCFGPVAENIHSPNERVNIESMVYTAKVYALFLARWCGLVQ, encoded by the coding sequence ATGGACAACAAAGAGCTGGCCCTGACGGAGGCGGTGGAAAGCCTCCAGGAAGACATGCTGGATTTCGCCTGCCGCTTGGTGGCACAACCCTCGGTGGTGGAGCACGAGCAGGGCGCCCTGGACGTGATGGAAAACGAGATGAGCGCCATGGGCCTCAGCCCGGTGCGCGCGGCCATGGATGCCCCGGAGGTGGCCGCCCACCCCGGCTTCGCCCCCACTCCATGGAGCCAGGAGGGCCGCTACAGCCTGGCCGCCACCCGGCCCGCCGACGCGAGCGGCGGCAAGAGCGCCATCTTCAACGGCCACCTGGACGTGGTCAGCCAGGAGCCCCTGGACCGCTGGGAGCGCGACCCCTACCAGCCGGTGGTAGTTGACGGTTGGCTCCACGGCCGGGGGGCCGGCGACATGAAGGGCGGCGTGGCCGCCATGACCTGCGCCATCAAGGCGGTGGCCAAGGCCGGGCTGGGCCTGGCCGCGCCGGTGACCCTGGAGGGGGTCATCGAGGAGGAGTGCACCGGCAACGGGGCCCTGGCCTGTCTGGTGGCGGGCTTTGACGCCGACGCGGCGCTCATCCCCGAGCCCTTCGGATCCACCATCCTCACCAGCCAGGTGGGGGTGATGTGGTTCAAGGTCTCGATCACCGGGGTGGCCAAGCACACCCTGGACGCCAGCGGCGGGGTCAACGCCATCGAGACCTGCTGTTATCTGATGAAGGCGCTGCGCGATCTGGAAAAGCGGATCAACGCCGACAAGCCGGTCGACTTTGCCGACGTGGCCAATCCGGCCCACCTCAACATCGGGGTGATCCAGGGCGGCGACTGGCCCTCCACCGTGCCCGCCATGGCCGAGTTCCACTGCCGCCTGGGTTTTTTCCCGGAGATGAGCTTTGAACAGGCCGCCCAGGCGGTGCGGGATTGCCTGGCCCAGGCGGCGGAGGCCGATCCCTGGCTCAGCTCCAACCCGCCCCGGGTGGAGTTCTACGGCTTCCGTTCCGAGGGCCACCGGGTGAGCCGCGAGCTGCCCGCTCTGAGCCTGGTGAGCGACTGTCACCGGGAGCTGAGCGGCCGGGAGGCGCCCAGTTACGCCTGCACCTGCACCACCGATCTGCGCAGCTTCATCGTCTACGGCGGGGCCCAGGCCACCTGCTTCGGTCCGGTGGCCGAGAACATCCACTCGCCCAACGAGCGGGTCAACATCGAGAGCATGGTCTACACCGCCAAGGTTTACGCATTGTTCCTGGCCCGCTGGTGCGGCCTGGTGCAGTAA
- a CDS encoding ABC transporter substrate-binding protein, with product MKKSVVLLTALFLLVGLAVAGPASAADPIKVGILGPFTGSLAFNAGEMKKGMELALDEVNAKGGLFGQKVEIVYGDSECKPDKGLAAVKKLVTRDKVLVVGGGYCSSVNIAASEFCHFEQTPDVVAIAISPTITDRGYEYVFRTSPNSPMFLMGVNKWLAEVKKPKVVAFFMENSDYGRDGQKIWEAASKKIGAKMVANLYFEIGDTDFTTQISKLKELKPDVVFNIASTTEAALIQKQAKELDFVTQWIGVGGQFTQAYFKMTGPISQYAMGSSLEPTKAMKDPVTAAFVKAYEAKYPGSRPGIFSSQGYDNLKVILDAIQRAGKPGGDLVKDRAKIKDALKTTDMKLSQGTIKFGKDGQVYTVLPSVVQVQLDDKCKPDTQIIFPMDRAAAKYENPKPWAERKCK from the coding sequence ATGAAGAAGTCAGTCGTTTTGCTGACCGCCCTGTTTCTGCTGGTAGGTCTGGCCGTGGCCGGGCCGGCCTCGGCCGCCGATCCCATCAAGGTCGGCATCCTGGGACCCTTTACCGGCTCGCTGGCTTTTAACGCCGGCGAAATGAAAAAGGGCATGGAGCTGGCCCTGGACGAGGTCAACGCCAAGGGCGGCCTGTTTGGCCAGAAGGTGGAAATCGTCTACGGCGACAGCGAGTGCAAGCCCGACAAGGGCCTGGCCGCGGTCAAGAAGCTGGTCACCCGGGACAAGGTCCTGGTGGTGGGCGGCGGCTACTGCTCCAGCGTGAACATCGCCGCCAGCGAGTTCTGTCACTTCGAGCAGACCCCGGACGTGGTGGCCATCGCCATCAGCCCCACCATCACCGACCGCGGTTACGAGTACGTGTTCCGCACCAGCCCCAACAGCCCCATGTTCCTGATGGGCGTCAACAAGTGGCTGGCCGAGGTCAAAAAGCCCAAGGTGGTGGCCTTCTTCATGGAGAACTCCGACTACGGCCGCGACGGCCAGAAGATCTGGGAAGCGGCCTCCAAGAAGATCGGCGCCAAGATGGTGGCCAACCTGTACTTCGAGATCGGCGACACCGACTTCACCACCCAGATCAGCAAGCTCAAGGAGCTCAAGCCCGACGTGGTGTTCAACATCGCCTCCACCACCGAGGCGGCCCTGATCCAGAAGCAGGCCAAGGAGCTGGACTTCGTGACCCAGTGGATCGGCGTGGGCGGCCAGTTCACCCAGGCCTACTTCAAGATGACCGGCCCCATCAGCCAGTACGCCATGGGCAGCTCGCTGGAGCCCACCAAGGCCATGAAGGACCCGGTCACCGCCGCCTTCGTGAAGGCCTACGAGGCCAAGTACCCCGGTTCCCGCCCCGGCATCTTCTCCAGCCAGGGCTACGACAACCTCAAGGTGATCCTGGACGCCATCCAGCGCGCCGGCAAGCCCGGCGGCGACCTGGTCAAGGATCGCGCCAAGATCAAGGACGCCCTCAAGACCACGGACATGAAGCTGTCCCAGGGCACCATCAAGTTCGGCAAGGACGGCCAGGTCTATACCGTGCTGCCTTCGGTGGTGCAGGTGCAGCTGGACGACAAGTGCAAGCCCGACACCCAGATCATCTTCCCGATGGACCGGGCCGCGGCCAAGTACGAGAACCCCAAGCCTTGGGCCGAGCGTAAGTGCAAGTAA
- a CDS encoding branched-chain amino acid ABC transporter permease, with protein sequence MDSLFVQQVLNGLITGSVYSLIAIGLTMIFGVMKISNFAQGDYSMVGAYTAVFVMAWVGGWLGWIGSVVAAAAVVGLLGVVTERLVFRPLMTRWTDIDMIMVSIGLYILLDNLAQLFFGATPRMIGDPFGGTTVHLGLASTSLLRLFCFFFAGITIVCLELFLNRSRMGVAIRATSQNRFAAQLMGININQVYRLTFGIGALLAGVGGVLYGTLFAIYPTMGALPTLKAFAVTILGGMGNIRGAIWGGLILGVAEALGGNYIAMEYKQAIGFFIIIVVLLVKPSGLFGRKEGA encoded by the coding sequence ATGGACTCCCTATTTGTGCAACAGGTCCTGAACGGCCTGATAACCGGAAGCGTGTACAGCCTGATCGCCATCGGGCTGACCATGATTTTCGGGGTAATGAAAATTTCCAACTTCGCACAGGGCGACTACTCCATGGTGGGCGCCTACACCGCCGTGTTCGTCATGGCCTGGGTGGGCGGCTGGCTGGGCTGGATCGGCTCGGTGGTGGCCGCGGCCGCCGTGGTGGGTCTTTTGGGCGTGGTCACCGAACGCCTGGTGTTCAGGCCCCTGATGACCCGCTGGACCGACATCGACATGATCATGGTCTCCATCGGCCTGTACATCTTGCTGGACAACCTGGCCCAGCTTTTCTTCGGGGCCACCCCGCGCATGATCGGCGACCCCTTCGGCGGCACCACCGTCCATCTGGGCCTGGCCTCCACCAGCCTGCTCAGGCTGTTCTGTTTCTTCTTCGCCGGGATCACCATCGTTTGCCTGGAGCTGTTCCTAAACCGCAGCCGCATGGGCGTGGCCATCCGGGCCACCAGCCAGAACCGCTTCGCGGCGCAGCTGATGGGCATCAACATCAACCAGGTCTACCGCCTCACCTTCGGCATCGGGGCCCTGTTGGCCGGCGTGGGCGGCGTGCTCTACGGCACCCTGTTCGCCATCTACCCCACCATGGGGGCGCTGCCCACCTTGAAGGCCTTCGCGGTCACCATCCTGGGCGGCATGGGCAACATCCGCGGCGCCATCTGGGGCGGCCTGATCCTGGGGGTGGCCGAGGCCCTGGGCGGCAACTACATCGCCATGGAATACAAGCAGGCCATCGGCTTTTTCATCATCATCGTGGTGCTTCTGGTCAAGCCCAGCGGGCTCTTCGGCCGTAAGGAAGGTGCCTGA
- a CDS encoding branched-chain amino acid ABC transporter permease gives MSVRLRKLLLWAVSLAVLIAVPFVVEDRYYMHILVMAGIFTILTLSWNLLAGYTGQLNLGHAAFYGIGAYTSAILAMQTGLSPWLGLFAGGLMAAAFGFLLGFPALRLSGPYLAITTIGFAEILRLVAMNWVDLTRGSLGLSGVPMLTPIHIGSWRMQFYFERDYYFVVLAGVLFTLFCIRRLIGSEFGVTLQAMRDDEAGAQSVGINPSSYKLAVFTISAFFAGFAGGLFAHFARLVSPELLALHNTFDILTMAMIGGLGTIAGPILGAVSLTFLSEALRSLEDVLKLDIRLIIYGLLLILTILFMREGLVGVIKSAWDRMKGGR, from the coding sequence ATGAGCGTGCGGCTTAGGAAATTGCTCCTGTGGGCGGTGTCCCTGGCGGTGCTCATCGCCGTCCCCTTCGTGGTGGAAGACCGCTACTACATGCACATCCTGGTGATGGCGGGCATCTTCACCATCCTCACCCTGAGCTGGAACCTGTTGGCCGGCTACACCGGCCAGCTCAACCTGGGCCACGCCGCCTTCTACGGCATCGGCGCCTACACCAGCGCCATCCTGGCCATGCAGACCGGCCTGAGCCCCTGGCTGGGACTGTTCGCCGGGGGGCTGATGGCCGCGGCCTTCGGCTTCTTGCTGGGCTTCCCGGCGCTCAGGCTCAGCGGCCCCTACCTGGCCATCACCACCATCGGCTTCGCCGAGATCCTGCGCCTGGTGGCCATGAACTGGGTGGACCTGACCCGGGGCTCCCTGGGGCTGAGCGGGGTGCCCATGCTCACCCCCATCCACATCGGCTCATGGCGCATGCAGTTCTACTTTGAGCGCGACTACTACTTCGTGGTGTTGGCCGGGGTGCTGTTCACCCTGTTCTGCATCCGCCGCCTGATCGGCTCGGAGTTCGGGGTGACCCTGCAGGCCATGCGCGACGACGAGGCCGGGGCCCAGAGCGTCGGCATCAACCCCAGCTCCTACAAGCTGGCGGTGTTCACCATCAGCGCCTTTTTCGCCGGCTTCGCGGGCGGGCTCTTCGCCCACTTCGCCCGCCTGGTCAGCCCGGAGCTGCTGGCCTTGCACAACACCTTCGACATCCTGACCATGGCCATGATCGGCGGCCTGGGCACCATCGCCGGGCCCATCCTAGGGGCGGTGAGCCTCACCTTCCTCTCCGAGGCCCTGCGCTCCCTGGAGGACGTGCTCAAGCTGGACATCCGGCTGATCATCTACGGCCTGCTGTTGATCCTGACCATCTTGTTCATGCGCGAAGGCCTGGTGGGGGTCATCAAGAGCGCTTGGGACAGAATGAAAGGGGGCCGCTGA
- a CDS encoding ABC transporter ATP-binding protein: MGAILTTERLTKHFGGLTAVNDVSFNLEQGEILGLIGPNGAGKTTLINLISGAFPPSSGSITFNGKDITHDKAHTVNTLGIARTFQVVRIFSRLTALENVLAAMVDRRRKGPWHLVWDSFFRRACALTEDAQACATADSLLEFVGITKYRDEQAGNMPYALTKRLEIARALATNPKLLLLDEPSSGLNPAELTGQIDLIQKINAQGTSILIIEHVMKVIMGISHRLIVLHYGEKIAEGEPETVYNDPMVVEAYLGGDSDAQH; the protein is encoded by the coding sequence ATGGGCGCCATACTCACCACCGAAAGGCTCACCAAGCACTTCGGGGGGCTCACCGCGGTCAACGACGTGAGCTTCAACCTGGAGCAGGGCGAGATACTGGGCCTGATCGGCCCCAACGGAGCGGGCAAGACCACGCTGATCAACCTCATCTCCGGGGCCTTCCCGCCCAGCTCGGGCAGCATCACCTTCAACGGCAAGGACATCACCCACGACAAGGCCCACACGGTGAACACCCTGGGCATCGCCCGCACCTTCCAGGTGGTGCGCATTTTCAGCCGCCTCACCGCCCTGGAGAACGTCCTGGCGGCCATGGTGGACCGGCGTCGCAAGGGCCCCTGGCACCTGGTGTGGGACAGCTTTTTCCGCCGGGCCTGCGCGCTCACCGAAGACGCACAGGCCTGCGCCACCGCCGACTCGCTCTTGGAGTTCGTGGGCATCACCAAATACCGCGACGAGCAGGCGGGCAACATGCCCTACGCCCTGACCAAGCGCCTGGAGATCGCCCGGGCCCTGGCCACCAACCCCAAGCTGCTGCTCTTGGACGAGCCCAGCAGCGGCCTTAACCCGGCCGAGCTGACCGGGCAGATAGACCTGATCCAAAAGATCAACGCCCAGGGCACCAGCATCCTGATCATCGAGCACGTCATGAAGGTGATCATGGGCATCTCCCACCGCCTGATCGTGCTGCACTACGGCGAGAAGATCGCCGAGGGCGAGCCGGAGACGGTCTACAACGACCCCATGGTGGTAGAGGCCTATCTGGGAGGAGACAGCGATGCTCAACATTGA
- a CDS encoding ABC transporter ATP-binding protein, whose protein sequence is MLNIENLKVAYGKAVALHDVSLRVEEGELVTLLGSNGAGKSTLLKTISGINRAMAGKIMWQGQEIQNQPSHLIVNHGIIQVPEGRAVFPDLTVAENLRMGAFTRRDERGVAKDLKEVFDLFARLKERRTQLAGTLSGGEAQMLAIARGLLSEPKLLMLDEPSLGLAPVVREAIYHVIQQIYKEKGITILLVEQNARWALKVATRAYILENGHVTMEDTGAALAANPDVQRAYLGH, encoded by the coding sequence ATGCTCAACATTGAGAACCTGAAGGTGGCCTACGGCAAGGCCGTGGCCCTGCACGACGTGAGCCTCAGGGTGGAGGAGGGCGAGCTGGTCACCCTGTTGGGCTCCAACGGGGCGGGCAAGTCCACCCTGCTCAAGACCATCTCGGGCATCAACCGGGCCATGGCCGGCAAGATCATGTGGCAGGGCCAGGAGATCCAGAACCAGCCCAGCCACCTGATCGTGAACCACGGCATCATCCAGGTGCCCGAGGGCCGCGCCGTGTTTCCCGACCTGACGGTGGCGGAGAACCTGCGCATGGGCGCCTTCACCCGCCGCGACGAGAGGGGGGTGGCCAAGGACCTGAAGGAGGTCTTCGACCTGTTCGCCCGCCTCAAGGAGCGCCGCACCCAACTGGCCGGCACCCTGTCCGGCGGCGAGGCCCAGATGCTGGCCATCGCCCGTGGCCTGCTGTCCGAGCCCAAGCTCCTGATGCTCGACGAGCCCAGCCTGGGCCTGGCCCCGGTGGTGCGCGAGGCCATCTATCACGTGATCCAGCAAATCTATAAGGAAAAGGGCATCACCATTCTCCTGGTGGAGCAGAACGCCCGCTGGGCCCTGAAGGTGGCCACCCGCGCCTACATCCTGGAGAACGGTCACGTAACCATGGAAGACACCGGCGCGGCCCTGGCGGCCAACCCGGACGTGCAAAGGGCCTATTTGGGCCATTAG
- a CDS encoding M20/M25/M40 family metallo-hydrolase, which yields MLDFSQAVDSERLTGFTRRLIQTPSLSREEEAISKVIQAEMEALGYDEVYTDELFNVVGIMKGAEPGPRLLFNGHIDHAGVGEMPDPFSGAIVDGRPHGYDGQMIQGRGASDMKAGVAAMVYAGAAARGLGFPQKGELIVTCVAREEMARGEGIGHLLKNGLTADFAVSGEATGLQVYLGHRGKFEMQVTTQGRTSHGGFPQGGINAIYKMNDFINALRREYQPPEHPVLGPATVTVLDINASPGALTPIVPDRCNLIVDRRFLPEETQEGLLAGFQVLVDALAAEDPEFQATLEPLKWFPAMFTEPDEPVVAAMFRAREAVMGQAGEPGNWYFGVDGTFLNQAGIPCVGFGPGNEFLAHTPGDVVPVDQVITACRVYTALIADLCGIKAGK from the coding sequence ATGCTTGATTTCAGCCAAGCCGTGGATTCCGAGCGGCTGACCGGCTTCACCCGCCGCCTCATCCAGACCCCCAGCCTGAGCCGGGAGGAGGAGGCCATCAGCAAGGTGATCCAGGCCGAGATGGAGGCCCTGGGCTACGACGAGGTCTACACCGACGAGCTGTTCAACGTGGTGGGGATCATGAAGGGCGCCGAGCCGGGGCCCCGCCTGTTGTTCAATGGCCACATCGACCACGCCGGAGTGGGTGAGATGCCCGATCCCTTTTCCGGGGCCATCGTGGACGGCCGGCCCCACGGTTACGACGGCCAGATGATCCAGGGCCGGGGGGCCAGCGACATGAAGGCCGGGGTGGCGGCCATGGTCTACGCCGGGGCCGCGGCCCGCGGTCTGGGCTTTCCTCAAAAGGGCGAGCTGATCGTCACCTGCGTGGCCCGCGAGGAGATGGCCCGGGGCGAGGGCATCGGCCACCTGCTCAAGAACGGGCTCACCGCCGACTTCGCGGTGAGCGGCGAGGCCACGGGGCTCCAGGTCTACCTGGGCCACCGGGGCAAGTTCGAGATGCAGGTCACCACCCAGGGCCGCACCAGCCATGGGGGCTTTCCCCAGGGCGGCATCAACGCCATCTACAAGATGAACGACTTTATCAACGCGCTGCGCCGCGAATACCAGCCGCCCGAGCACCCGGTGCTGGGCCCGGCCACGGTGACCGTGCTGGACATCAACGCCAGCCCCGGAGCCCTGACCCCCATCGTGCCCGACCGCTGCAACCTCATCGTGGACCGCCGCTTCTTGCCCGAGGAAACCCAGGAGGGCTTGCTGGCCGGCTTCCAGGTCCTGGTGGACGCCCTGGCGGCCGAGGACCCGGAGTTCCAGGCCACCCTGGAGCCCCTCAAGTGGTTCCCGGCCATGTTCACCGAGCCCGACGAGCCGGTGGTGGCGGCCATGTTCCGGGCCCGGGAAGCGGTCATGGGGCAAGCGGGGGAGCCGGGTAACTGGTATTTTGGCGTGGACGGCACTTTTTTGAATCAGGCCGGAATCCCCTGCGTGGGCTTCGGGCCGGGCAATGAGTTTTTGGCCCACACCCCCGGGGATGTGGTGCCCGTTGACCAAGTGATAACCGCTTGTCGGGTTTACACCGCGCTGATCGCCGATCTGTGCGGGATCAAGGCAGGGAAATGA